In a genomic window of Streptomyces pristinaespiralis:
- a CDS encoding uracil-DNA glycosylase, whose translation MTDTDLLPESWRGVLGEELQKPYFKELTEFVEKERANGPVYPPSAEVFAALEATPYERVKVLILGQDPYHGEGQGHGLCFSVRPGVKTPPSLRNIYKEMQSELGHPVPDNGYLMPWARQGVLLLNAVLTVRAGEANSHKGKGWEKVTDAVIRAVASRPDPAVFVLWGNYAQKKLPLIDEERHAVVKGAHPSPLSAKKFFGSRPFTQINEAVAAQGHEPIDWRIPDIG comes from the coding sequence GTGACCGACACCGACTTGCTGCCCGAGTCCTGGCGCGGCGTCCTCGGCGAAGAGCTGCAGAAGCCGTACTTCAAGGAGCTCACCGAGTTCGTCGAGAAGGAGCGGGCCAACGGGCCGGTGTATCCGCCGAGCGCGGAGGTGTTCGCCGCACTGGAGGCCACGCCGTACGAGCGGGTGAAGGTGCTCATCCTCGGCCAGGACCCGTACCACGGCGAGGGCCAGGGGCACGGTCTCTGCTTCTCGGTGCGGCCGGGCGTCAAGACCCCGCCGTCCTTGCGCAACATCTACAAGGAGATGCAGAGCGAGCTCGGCCACCCGGTCCCGGACAACGGCTATCTCATGCCGTGGGCGCGCCAAGGCGTGCTGCTGCTCAACGCGGTGCTGACCGTCCGGGCCGGCGAGGCCAACTCCCACAAGGGCAAGGGCTGGGAGAAGGTGACCGACGCGGTGATCCGCGCGGTGGCCTCCCGGCCGGACCCGGCCGTCTTCGTCCTGTGGGGCAACTACGCGCAGAAGAAGCTGCCGCTCATCGACGAGGAGCGGCATGCCGTGGTGAAGGGGGCGCACCCCTCGCCGCTGTCCGCGAAGAAGTTCTTCGGCTCGCGGCCGTTCACCCAGATCAACGAGGCCGTCGCCGCGCAGGGCCACGAGCCCATCGACTGGCGCATCCCCGACATCGGCTGA
- a CDS encoding tetratricopeptide repeat protein: protein MMEQQEASQDIVMTRIGQAMMLLHGGDREEARNRFALLWSEIGEEGDALHRCTLAHCMADVQDDPADELAWDLRALSAADGLSDERLARHQTLAVRALYPSLHLNLAADYVKLRRPEEARAHLDRARASTDALGDDGYGRGVRAAIDRLERTLRAG, encoded by the coding sequence GTGATGGAGCAGCAGGAGGCGTCGCAGGACATCGTCATGACCAGGATCGGGCAGGCGATGATGCTGCTGCACGGGGGAGACCGCGAGGAGGCGCGCAATCGCTTCGCCCTGCTCTGGTCGGAGATCGGCGAGGAGGGGGACGCCCTGCACCGCTGCACACTCGCCCACTGCATGGCGGACGTCCAGGACGACCCGGCGGACGAGCTGGCCTGGGATCTGCGTGCCCTGTCGGCGGCCGACGGGCTGAGCGACGAACGGCTCGCCCGGCACCAGACGCTCGCTGTGCGGGCCCTGTACCCCTCGCTCCATCTGAATCTGGCGGCGGACTACGTCAAGCTGCGCCGCCCCGAGGAGGCGCGCGCCCATCTGGACCGGGCACGCGCGTCCACGGACGCCCTGGGGGACGACGGCTACGGCCGCGGGGTGCGGGCCGCCATCGACCGCCTGGAGCGCACCCTACGGGCCGGCTGA
- a CDS encoding DinB family protein has product MTTDTRTEPSTTADERAMLEGFLDYHRETLIMKCAGLDDAQLRTAALAPSELTLLGLVRHLAEVERYWFREIMEDEDLPDLYSTEEDGDRDFHVTAQDTWAEAHATWLTQVADARKVTEAHGLDDLSLSRGRGGEPFSLRWILTHMIEEYARHNGHADLLREHIDGVTGE; this is encoded by the coding sequence ATGACCACCGATACACGTACCGAGCCGTCCACCACCGCCGACGAACGCGCCATGCTGGAAGGCTTCCTGGACTACCACCGCGAGACGCTGATCATGAAGTGCGCCGGTCTGGACGACGCACAGCTGCGGACGGCCGCGCTGGCGCCCTCCGAGCTCACCCTGCTGGGCCTCGTACGCCACCTCGCCGAGGTCGAGCGCTACTGGTTCCGCGAGATCATGGAGGACGAGGACCTGCCCGACCTGTACTCCACGGAGGAGGACGGGGACAGGGACTTCCATGTGACCGCGCAGGACACCTGGGCCGAGGCGCACGCGACCTGGCTCACCCAGGTCGCCGATGCCCGCAAGGTCACCGAAGCGCACGGACTCGACGACCTGTCCCTGTCCCGCGGCCGTGGCGGTGAGCCGTTCAGCCTGCGCTGGATCCTCACCCACATGATCGAGGAGTACGCCCGCCACAACGGCCACGCCGACCTGCTGCGCGAACACATCGACGGTGTCACGGGCGAGTGA
- a CDS encoding TetR/AcrR family transcriptional regulator yields the protein MAARTAPPGAPRAELIADTALALLAERGMRGLTHRAVDEAAGLPQGSTSNHARTRQALLEAAVRRLADREAAVLTVAELPSAMGGRGDLLDAMALALHRYLTGHPELLVARYELALEATRRPELREFYDRTGSRFRAPLNALMAEAGSPEPERHALSLVAWCEGLMFACAVGSYHAAVPSAEELRQGFQELLRGMLGPQTGQSE from the coding sequence ATGGCCGCACGCACCGCCCCGCCCGGCGCCCCTCGGGCAGAACTCATCGCCGACACCGCGCTCGCGCTCCTCGCCGAGCGCGGCATGCGCGGGCTCACCCACCGCGCCGTGGACGAGGCGGCGGGTCTGCCCCAGGGCTCGACCTCCAACCACGCCCGCACCCGCCAGGCACTGCTCGAGGCGGCGGTGCGCAGGCTGGCGGACCGCGAGGCGGCCGTCCTCACCGTGGCGGAGTTGCCGTCGGCCATGGGCGGCAGGGGCGACCTGCTGGACGCCATGGCGCTCGCGCTGCACCGCTATCTGACGGGTCACCCCGAACTGCTCGTCGCCCGCTACGAGCTGGCCCTGGAGGCCACCCGGCGCCCGGAGCTGCGCGAGTTCTACGACCGGACGGGCAGCCGCTTCCGTGCCCCGCTCAACGCGCTGATGGCAGAGGCGGGTTCGCCGGAGCCGGAACGGCACGCCCTGTCCCTCGTCGCATGGTGCGAGGGGCTGATGTTCGCCTGCGCCGTCGGCTCCTACCACGCGGCGGTACCGAGCGCGGAGGAACTGCGCCAAGGGTTCCAGGAGTTGTTGCGCGGCATGCTCGGCCCACAAACCGGACAAAGCGAATAA